In Nicotiana tabacum cultivar K326 chromosome 17, ASM71507v2, whole genome shotgun sequence, one DNA window encodes the following:
- the LOC107785929 gene encoding uncharacterized protein LOC107785929: MESFVNKLSFTSITIATLTLILIYLQSPRNCINPHQLPKSTCDFSHRAFTTVNKHNHRIWATKAWIQTVQSFTIQFQSLHAQNLFSNQSRILVASAGAGHSVMALNNLGIYDINGVELVDSPPLVSRADPHNLPFFDDVFDFGFGPFLERALFPTRYVGEMERTVRIGGACVVVVEECGGKEVEELVKLFRKSKLVEVKNVTLGGEKRTRIVVKVVK; the protein is encoded by the coding sequence ATGGAGAGCTTCGTCAACAAGCTCTCCTTCACCTCCATCACAATTGCCACATTAACACTTATCCTCATTTACCTTCAAAGCCCCAGAAACTGCATCAATCCCCATCAACTCCCCAAATCCACCTGCGATTTTAGTCACCGCGCTTTCACCACTGTAAACAAACACAATCACCGTATATGGGCAACCAAAGCCTGGATCCAAACAGTCCAATCCTTCACAATCCAATTCCAATCCCTCCACGCCCAAAATCTCTTCTCCAATCAGTCCCGGATCTTAGTCGCCTCAGCCGGGGCGGGTCATTCTGTTATGGCCTTGAATAACTTGGGTATTTACGATATCAACGGTGTTGAGCTCGTGGACTCGCCTCCTCTCGTGAGCCGTGCGGATCCACACAATCTGCCATTTTTTGATGACGTGTTTGATTTTGGGTTTGGGCCGTTTCTGGAAAGGGCCTTGTTTCCTACCCGATACGTGGGTGAAATGGAGAGAACGGTGAGAATTGGCGGCGCGTGCgttgtggttgtggaagagtgtGGTGGTAAAGAGGTGGAGGAGCTGGTGAAATTGTTCAGAAAGTCGAAGTTGGTGGAGGTGAAGAATGTGACTTTGGGCGGAGAAAAAAGGACGAGAATTGTAGTGAAAGTTGTAAAGTGA